Genomic segment of Gloeocapsa sp. PCC 7428:
GTCTAGTTTACCCCAGCTTAATGCGGCGATCGCAGCAAAACAAACCAGTACAATCCCCAGCCACAAATCAAGCCGTAACCAATTTTTTATGATTTGCTCTTTACCAAGACGTCTTCCCTGAAACTCAGCCGAATTTCTCATATTAAATTTAGCTCTCCTAATTCTTTCAAATTTAATATCACGACACACTTTCTCTAAGGCAAAATCACAAGAAGTGTCAATGTTATAAAATTTTCTAAAAAAAATGTTGCGTTTACATTGAAAAATGCTTTATCGTTGTATTATACATAGAAATCTGAGCTTTCTTTATAAAGATTAAAATTACTTTCAATAAAAATTATAGGAGGTAAGCTAAGCTTCTATTAAAACCAATATATAGCAATTTCTACTAATTTGTGTCATATTTCATTTATATCAGTTTGAAATAACAACACTGATTCAAATTTAGTCATGGCTTAATTTAACCACTGCACTGTTGCCATATGTTTGAGCAACATCATACAGCTTTGCTGTCTCATTATTGATGTGCAGATCTTTACATCAAAGTAAGCTGTTCTATTCATTAATTAAACTTTAGTTATTGGCATCAAAAGTCAAAGATCGCAATAGCTAAGTAATAAAGTGCTACGTCGTGCTAACAAGTACACCCATCAAGTAAATCATATAGAAATACAATGAGTTACACAGCAGATTCCCATGAGGAATTTTTAATAGCACAAGTACAAACAAACCAAACTATATTTACAACCCAAACTCCTAGTATTCAAAATGCTTCTGACGGTGTGCCCTACGAGCTTGGAATGAAGTTCAGAAGCGCAAAAGCAGGAGAAATCACTGCGATTCGTTACTGGAAAGCAGCCAACGAAACAGGAACCCATGTCGGTAAAATCTGGACAGCAACAGGTACACTTCTGAGTAGCGTAACCTTTACGAATGAAAGTGCTTCAGGTTGGCAACAGCAAACACTTAATACACCACAATCCATTGCTGCAAATACAACATATGTAGTTTCTGTCAATGCTAATAGCCATTTTCCGATTACGTATAACGGATTAGGAACTACTGTAACCAATGGAGATCTCAGTTCAGTAGCTGATGGTAACAATGGAGTGTTTGCTTCTCAAGGTTCTTTCCCAAGTAGTTCGTATCAGAACAGCAACTACTTCCGCGATGTTGTATTCGTTGTTACTAGCAGTCAAACAATCACGAAAGTCAGTGGAGACAATCAAACTGGTACAGCAGGAACAACATTACCAGCACCATTAGTCGCTCAAGTGAAAGACGCTGCTGGTAATCCACAATCAGGAGTCACGATCAATTTTACAGTTGATAGTGGCGGTGGCTCAGTCTCTCCTACTAGTGCAGTAACTGATACTAACGGACAGGCTAGCACTGTCCTCACCTTAGGAGCCGCCCCAGGTGCGATCGAGCCAGTGATTAATACCGTGAGTGCAACAGCATCTGGGATAGGTAGTGTAACTTTTAGTGCTACAGCTAATCCTACAGGCAATCCTACCACTCAGACTTTATTCACAAATCAAGTTCCTGGTATCTCGAATGCTAGTGATGGTATTGCTTATGAACTGGGAACGAAGTTCCAAAGCTCTGCTGGAGGTCAAATTACTGCAATTCGCTATTGGAAAGCACCTAGCGAAACAGGTACGCATGTTGGTAAAATTTGGACAGCAGGCGGTCAAGTCTTAGCAACCGTTAACTTCACGAATGAGTCAGCTTCAGGTTGGCAACAGCAGGAACTTAGCACCCCAGTTTATATAGACCCTAATACTACATATGTAGTTTCCGTCAACTGTAATAGTCATTTTGCACTGACCTACAACCAATTGGCAAACTCAGTAGTCAATGGACCGCTGAGAACGGTTGCTGATGGCAATAATGGAGTCTACGGTAGTTTTAACTCCTTTCCCACGAGTTCTTACCAAAATAGCAACTATTTCCGCGACATAGTATTTATTGTTAGCAGTACTGTTAATAAAGTAAGCGGTGATAACCAAAGTGGTACGGTGGGTTCGACATTACCTAACCCCTTGGTAATACGAGTTGAGAACAGTGCTGGCAATCCTCAAGCTGGCGTTACAGTTAGCTTTACGGTTGACAGTGGCGGAGGTTCAGTTTCACCGAATATTGCTGTCACTAATAGTAGTGGTCTAGCTAGTACATCGCTGACATTAGGTTCGATACCGAGTGGGCCCAACAACGCTGTCGTTGTAACTGCTACAGCCAGTGGAATTGGTAGTGTTATCT
This window contains:
- a CDS encoding N,N-dimethylformamidase beta subunit family domain-containing protein; amino-acid sequence: MSYTADSHEEFLIAQVQTNQTIFTTQTPSIQNASDGVPYELGMKFRSAKAGEITAIRYWKAANETGTHVGKIWTATGTLLSSVTFTNESASGWQQQTLNTPQSIAANTTYVVSVNANSHFPITYNGLGTTVTNGDLSSVADGNNGVFASQGSFPSSSYQNSNYFRDVVFVVTSSQTITKVSGDNQTGTAGTTLPAPLVAQVKDAAGNPQSGVTINFTVDSGGGSVSPTSAVTDTNGQASTVLTLGAAPGAIEPVINTVSATASGIGSVTFSATANPTGNPTTQTLFTNQVPGISNASDGIAYELGTKFQSSAGGQITAIRYWKAPSETGTHVGKIWTAGGQVLATVNFTNESASGWQQQELSTPVYIDPNTTYVVSVNCNSHFALTYNQLANSVVNGPLRTVADGNNGVYGSFNSFPTSSYQNSNYFRDIVFIVSSTVNKVSGDNQSGTVGSTLPNPLVIRVENSAGNPQAGVTVSFTVDSGGGSVSPNIAVTNSSGLASTSLTLGSIPSGPNNAVVVTATASGIGSVIFTAKAIPENPNAIYLENLQQGTTNWKITNQAFNEIAGYATATSVNKGGSLPIKVSLAQSGQFTVDVYRLGYYGGRGGRLVASSGLLNGITQPAGTLNSTTRLFECNWSTSYTIAVGANWTSGLYIAKLTDQRTGKQSQIWFVVRDDSSNSKILFQSSFTTFLAYSNTGGYSLYSFNSIGGQRAFKISYDCPFSQTGVGFGEFNNIFRWEYNMVRWLESQSYDVSYITNMDVQNNSQLLQQHQVFLSVGHDEYWSLEERNHVEQARNSGVNLGFFSANTCYWRVRFENSTSGVADRVMACYKDAWNLDPVAAQNSSAATNKFRSPQNNKPESALLGVMYVGDIDIVYGGFDFVIKNSNHPYYANTGLSNGDRLSQLVGFEWDAINPNAAPNGLEILAESQSPQAPDNVELEGFPAGTNPRVSHAVRYVAASGAKVFATGSIQWMWGLDSDGVSTPREDLRAKQIAVNILADMGAKPLTPDPDIIVP